A segment of the Zingiber officinale cultivar Zhangliang chromosome 8B, Zo_v1.1, whole genome shotgun sequence genome:
TCAATTTCCACAGCTTCTGGTTTCCCAATTAATTCGAGACAGTATTCCGTGAAAATGAAAATGTTAATCATTACATGAGTTACTCCAAGATAAATGTAGACTTGCATATGAGATTGAACAAAATCACTTAAGTAAACAACAAGAATGATATCAGATGACATCAAAAAAAAAACCTACAGAAATGAAGGCACCCACCTCAGTATCCCACACACGGATTACTGTATCTTCACCTGCACTAATGATAGTCTTGTTTAGTGGTCCCCAAACAGCCCTGTTGATGCGCCCCACAGGTCCCTTGATTGTAAGGACTGAATCACTGATTTCTGCATAAAGAaacaatttgaaattaattaaatgatcaTCATCAAGATATGAGTGTAAAAAGGTGAAGAGTGTGAGGTTTTGAACCATCCTGCCATATTGAGGTCATTAATTTGCAATACAGTTAACCAAAGTTGATAATGGCATTTAACTAAACATTGGTACACATCCTATTATGCTAATTCATGAAGAATAAGCTTCAAAGAGAGACACAATATGATATATAACTTTATTAGAGGCAAACTTATGAAGTAATACTGAGTCACAATCTTCCTTCCATCTTTTAGGACAGAATTCTATCATCTATTGGCTGTTCAACAATTATCGTCTGCATCACTGTAGATTATTTCaaggtcgaccgaacatgagatATAGGAAAACTTAGGAGTGCAGTTAAGGTATGGAAAAAAGCAGGTATGTTCCAAGCATACGGAAATTGAAGTAAATATGTTCATTCTTAGACAATCCTTACGATCACTTGAATCTCTGGCAATTTGCTTCACTTGAATGGCGGATGGCAAACCCATGAATGGATCAGTGGTAATTACAGCAAGTTTgtcaccaacagagaaatccACCGATTTAGCTGGAGAATCAAAATTAAACGAATAAAGCTGAGTTCCATTCTGCACATTCCAAAGCTTCACAGTCTGATCAGCACTGGCCGTGATTAACCGCATGGAATCCCCTAGAAGCATCGCAAaaagaagatcaactccacaacCCAACAAGACTAGAAAATAATAATGccccatttggaaaaaaaaaaacttatcttttaCCCCCAGATTGAGTCAAGCGAAATACTTTCCATCAAATAACCAATcccaaccaaaaaaaaaaacaatattaaaAACGGGCAAAGCGGGAAGGACTCACGGGAGACATCGCAGCACCAGACGGCGCCATTGTGGCCACGGTAGGTGCCGAGCCTCTCACCGTTGTCGGCAAACCAGACGTTAGGTGTGTGGTCCTTGGCGCAGGAGAAGAGTAGGTCTCCCTCCCGGTTGTACCTCAGAAACGTCAGTGGCCGCTCATGCCCTTTCATCAAAATAGGCCTCATGGTTGCTGCTGCTTCTCTAGCCTTCCCGATCAGCCGACGATTCGCTCTCCCGCTCCTACTTTCTCTTGGCTGTCTAATCGCAAACCCTAATTCACTGATAAGGAAGCTGGCGACCAAGTTAGAGTTTAGCCCAAAGATCCACATTGGGcccagtaataataataataacaattggGCCTATTTTGGGCTTATAATTTTGGATTTATGAGAATTGTATTGTTAcgaggattttatttttaaaattatttttttattattttttagtggGCAGAAGGTATCCCAGTTTATGCTAACGGCGGCAAATGAGTCACAAATCCGCTATATAACATTTTCTATAATATTAAATTACTTTCGGtatcaaatttaataattataactTTTTAACATCAGATAACcctatatttataaatttatcataCAGTTTACCCCTATAAAAATATTGCGATGGACACAATTGACTATGATCCTTTCCTAAATTCATATTcccattaaaattataatttaaattaaaacagACAATTAAAAATTATCCGGCGCGAATCGGgtgttaaaaaattataattatattggAGCGTATGATAAGAGCATTCTTGAGAACatgtaataaatttattaaaatcaataAAGTACTTGATAACTTTTATAACTAATtccatttaaaatatttttttttaaaaaaaaaagagaatatcAATAATGACAATAGCCAATAAAGATTACAGAAAATTCAGAAGTTAGTAAGAGattagagaaataaataaaaatatattaagagATCGGAGTGAGAAGAGAAAAGATGCAAATATCTATAGATTCTCTTAAAAagcattataaaaatttaaagggATTTGAATAATTTATAAGTTACGACACCTCATttagttattattattttgcTACATaggaataaaataattattttacataatttttaaaaatgagcaAACAAAAATTGaccattttaaatttaaaattgagcAAAGAAAACTAAGGCAAACCGTGGAACCGGAAGTTAACAcccgacttagctaatttgctgTTTAGGTCTAGCATAATTGCCCACTGGTATTTTTTCCTTTTTCGATTAATttcaatttcataaaaatatgattgAATGGTTTCACATTTCactttttagttattttttttattaacaccCCGTATCCAATTTTTAAAACCGATTAATCCTAAAAAGCCTTAAAAAAAAATCCACGCAATATCCAAATAAATCATGATCTATCCAAATTGACCTGTTTTCTCAAGCCCACTatccatgagaaaaaaaaaatccctaatAATTAGTCTCTGGATACACACCGAGAGGTAAAGATGGATGGCAAAAGTTTTCAAGCATTGAGAGAAATTTTGAGGAAGAAACTCTTGAATAGTTCAAAGAAACAAATAATCCCTAAAGACCAAGGTAAAATTTCCCCTTTAACACTACCATATACTACTAGGGAGAAGATAGATCATTTCTGAAGATCAATATACAAGCTAA
Coding sequences within it:
- the LOC122015502 gene encoding eukaryotic translation initiation factor 3 subunit I-like gives rise to the protein MRPILMKGHERPLTFLRYNREGDLLFSCAKDHTPNVWFADNGERLGTYRGHNGAVWCCDVSRDSMRLITASADQTVKLWNVQNGTQLYSFNFDSPAKSVDFSVGDKLAVITTDPFMGLPSAIQVKQIARDSSDQISDSVLTIKGPVGRINRAVWGPLNKTIISAGEDTVIRVWDTETGQLLKESDKETGHQKTITSLSKSADGSHFLTGSSDKSAKLWDMRTLTLIKTYVTERPVNACAISPLLDHVVIGGGQEAVHVTTTDRRAGKFEAKFFHKILQEEIGGVKGHFGPINALAFNPDGRSFSSGGEDGYVRLHHFDSDYFNIRM